A genome region from Schistocerca americana isolate TAMUIC-IGC-003095 chromosome 1, iqSchAmer2.1, whole genome shotgun sequence includes the following:
- the LOC124606190 gene encoding cuticle protein 67-like, giving the protein MTLLFHLQIAVFAAVLAVARAGYLGAPAVAYGAAPAYAAPAYAAHAVAPAAITSQQSNILRSYGNLGQVSTYSKTIDTPYSSVSKSDVRVSNDALAHVAAPVAYAAHAAPVAYAAHAVPVAYAAHAAPVAYAAPAVHAAPAVVKAAAPAVGLLGVAYSAAPAVAHMTYSNGLGLSYAW; this is encoded by the coding sequence ATGACGCTCCTGTTCCATTTACAGATCGCAGTCTTCGCCGCCGTCCTGGCCGTGGCACGCGCCGGCTACCTGGGCGCCCCTGCCGTGGCCTACGGCGCCGCCCCTGCCTACGCGGCCCCCGCCTACGCCGCCCACGCCGTCGCCCCCGCGGCCATCACCTCCCAGCAGTCCAACATCCTGAGGAGCTACGGCAACCTGGGACAGGTGTCCACCTACTCCAAGACCATCGACACCCCCTACTCCAGCGTCAGCAAGTCTGACGTGCGCGTGAGCAACGATGCGCTGGCCCACGTGGCCGCCCCCGTGGCCTacgccgcccacgccgcccccgTCGCCTACGCCGCCCACGCCGTCCCTGTGGCCTACGCCGCCCACGCCGCACCTgtggcctacgccgcccccgccgtccacgccgcccccgccgtcgtcaaggccgccgcccccgccgtcggTCTGCTGGGAGTGGCCTACTCCGCCGCCCCTGCTGTCGCCCACATGACCTACTCCAACGGTCTTGGTCTCAGCTACGCCTGGTAA